In Rosa chinensis cultivar Old Blush chromosome 1, RchiOBHm-V2, whole genome shotgun sequence, a genomic segment contains:
- the LOC112199004 gene encoding uncharacterized protein LOC112199004 — protein sequence MQENRSHQNHIKALKKCLAKGTSRNPDLKSSEQQNNQQQMMQVSTEKDHRRESTGNFAEYDTQTPVNEEPRAADPINASPISYKSPEREVFEDTHLVTLNEMKSEKIDQLVSKILEAAETVEMPEAGTEMAVPSRNVKVKKRKAAVKDKDDDFEYDTREILKTYEKKRKTAAQEQPKQKKKAQPKPPTKIQKGKEVQHQIQIKEVNCEKYTWKTLKPELARHYQQFFEMVDDNTYVYWSSENGILGVTRRDMKIIVEEKDLDVNVVKAYTEMLQKEMKETNTQIGLLNIEAAFYAVQHEKKLADFKKEGKNILKDDFKGHDIEIELFLIEELWSKFSYPKVIIPIHHYYSQHYTLLVIDNEKKQFVHMNSMLPPKKEWTKDNQYYNNANWVVKHIRRFIHDVKVTGTIFPDDSQDQENTREKCKGEDSKGELVTEVEEMTPREKEVRRWILDNQIGENDYELVEDLNCPQQKSCSDDCGPFMIHFMESIVHGVQPSKKKGNDMRKTILERFAKEESAWSVEKYLAETADAVGEPKK from the exons ATGCAGGAAAACAGATCGCACCAGAACCACATAAAAGCTCTGAAGAAATGTTTGGCGAAAGGAACCAGCAGGAACCCTGACCTGAAAAGCAGTGAGCAACAAAATAATCAACAACAGATGATGCAGGTGTCGACCGAGAAAGATCACAGGAGGGAATCTACGGGGAACTTTGCAGAATATGACACTCAAACACCAGTCAACGAAGAACCAAGGGCAGCAGATCCAATTAATGCATCTCCAATATCTTACAAGAGTCCAGAACGGGAAGTGTTTGAGGATACACATTTGGTCACACTAAATGAGATGAAATCAGAAAAAATAGATCAACTTGTGTCGAAAATACTGGAAGCAGCTGAGACGGTTGAAATGCCTGAGGCAGGAACAGAAATGGCAGTACCATCG AGGAATGTGAAAGTAAAAAAGAGAAAGGCAGCTGTGAAGGACAAGGACGATGACTTTGAGTATGACACACGGGAGATCCTGAAGActtatgaaaagaaaagaaagactgCTGCACAGGAACAGCCAAAGCAGAAAAAGAAAGCACAACCGAAGCCGCCAACAAAAAttcagaaaggaaaagaagtgcaGCACCAAATACAAATAAAAGAGGTGAATTGTGAGAAGTACACATGGAAAACATTAAAGCCTGAACTAGCAAGACACTACCAGCAATTCTTTGAGATGGTGGATGACAATAC ATATGTCTACTGGAGCAGTGAAAATGGAATACTAGGGGTAACCAGGAGAGACATGAAGATTATCGTAGAAGAGAAAGATCTGGATGTTAAT GTGGTCAAGGCTTACACTGAAATGTTGCagaaggaaatgaaagaaacgaacactcagattggattactaAACATCGAAGCAGCG TTTTACGCAGTTCAACACGAAAAGAAACTAGCGGATTTCAAAAAAGAAGGCAAGAACATTCTCAAAGACGACTTCAAAGGCCATGATATTGAAATAGAGTTATTCCTGATCGAAGAACTGTGGAGTAAGTTCAGCTACCCCAAGGTGATTATCCCAATACACCATTACTACAGCCAGCACTACACACTGCTTGTCATCGACAATGAGAAAAAGCAGTTTGTTCACATGAACTCTATGCTGCCACCAAAGAAGGAATGGACAAAAGATAACCAATATTACAACAACGCAAACTGGGTG GTTAAGCACATAAGGAGGTTCATACACGACGTGAAGGTGACAGGGACAATATTTCCAGATGACAGCCAGGATCAAGAGAACACAAGAGAGAAGTGCAAAGGTGAGGACAGTAAAGGAGAACTTGTCACTGAGGTTGAAGAAATGACACCAAGAGAGAAAGAGGTCAGAAGGTGGATCTTGGATAATCAAATCGGGGAAAATGACTATGAGCTTGTAGAAGACTTGAACTGCCCTCAGCAGAAATCCTGTTC GGATGACTGTGGGCCGTTTATGATCCATTTCATGGAAAGCATAGTTCACGGAGTGCAAC